One genomic window of Oncorhynchus clarkii lewisi isolate Uvic-CL-2024 chromosome 5, UVic_Ocla_1.0, whole genome shotgun sequence includes the following:
- the LOC139409890 gene encoding alpha-2B adrenergic receptor-like produces MAAAPKVTCLSAPGVNVITNLNLSVTTGSAPYYNQTALRIPPYSPEATALFAMAITLMMILTIVGNILVIIAVLTSRSLHGPQNLFLVSLAAADILVATLIIPFSLANELQGYWAFRSLWCEIYLALDVFFCTSSIAHLCAISLDRYLSISRPVSYGIQRTPARIKAAIVVVWLLSAVISFPPLLSLDKSKGGVEVCELNNERWYILYSTIGSFFAPCLIMIGVYIRIYQIAKQHTRCLPGEKPNPNKSPGNMSSNPPNNPTPPSPGPVIIPQLKPLSQPQNHKGEGGKADRQSTDAVPLKSLPVSSPSSPPPQSETQAKSQPQTSLPNPVPTSPQPTSPTVALSLTLLSPDSQHEETHRQGEIQEDKHRDTPNDDSFSSGSEAETRGRGKGGRGGGKGTVKNNGGSKSGGAPLSSLTSHEAKNTVATPTGIVLVSDRPVKPQATPMSRRRAMVNREKRFTFVLAVVIGVFVICWFPFFFSYSLKAIFPETCLVPAPLFTFFFWIGYCNSCLNPVIYTIFNQDFRKAFKKILCRDTKGTFF; encoded by the coding sequence ATGGCTGCGGCCCCAAAAGTTACATGCCTGTCAGCGCCAGGGGTAAATGTGATTACCAACCTGAACCTCAGTGTCACCACCGGATCTGCCCCCTACTACAACCAGACAGCACTGCGAATCCCACCCTATTCCCCAGAGGCCACTGCGTTATTCGCAATGGCGATCACCCTCATGATGATCCTCACCATCGTCGGCAACATCTTGGTCATCATTGCAGTGCTGACCTCACGCTCACTCCATGGCCCACAGAACCTTTTCCTTGTCTCCCTGGCTGCAGCCGACATCCTAGTCGCTACCCTCATCATCCCCTTCTCACTGGCCAATGAGCTGCAGGGTTACTGGGCGTTCCGCTCACTGTGGTGTGAGATCTACCTGGCGTTGGACGTCTTCTTCTGCACGTCCTCCATTGCCCACCTGTGTGCCATCTCATTGGACCGCTACCTGTCCATCTCCCGGCCCGTGTCCTATGGCATCCAACGGACGCCAGCGCGCATCAAGGCGGCCATCGTGGTCGTCTGGCTTCTCTCTGCCgtcatctccttccctcctctcctctccctggataAGAGcaagggaggggtggaggtgtgTGAGCTGAACAACGAGCGTTGGTATATTCTCTACTCCACCATTGGATCGTTCTTCGCCCCGTGTCTCATCATGATCGGGGTCTACATCAGGATCTACCAGATTGCCAAGCAACACACAAGATGTCTGCCAGGGGAGAAACCCAACCCTAACAAATCCCCTGGCAACATGTCTAGCAACCCTCCTAACAACCCCACACCTCCCTCACCGGGACCTGTCATCATCCCCCAACTCAAGCCTCTCAGCCAACCACAGAACcacaaaggggagggagggaaagcagACAGACAATCTACGGACGCCGTACCTCTGAAGagtctccctgtctcctccccctcgtctcctcctccccagaGTGAGACCCAGGCCAAGAGTCAACCCCAGACGTCTTTACCAAATCCTGTCCCCACCTCACCCCAGCCTACCTCACCCACCGTagctctctccctcacactcctctctccagatAGCCAACATGAGGAGACCCACAGACAGGGTGAGATACAGGAGGATAAACATAGAGACACCCCCAATGATGACAGCTTCAGCTCTGGCTCCGAGGCAGAGACGAGgggaagaggaaagggaggaagagggggagggaaagggacaGTTAAGAATAATGGAGGATCAAAGTCTGGAGGagcacctctctcttctctgaccTCTCACGAGGCCAAAAATACTGTAGCCACCCCCACCGGTATAGTGCTGGTCTCTGATAGGCCGGTGAAGCCACAGGCCACTCCCATGTCTCGGCGCAGGGCCATGGTAAACCGAGAGAAGCGCTTCACGTTTGTCCTGGCCGTGGTGATCGGAGTGTTTGTCATCTGTTGGTTCCCTTTCTTCTTCTCCTACTCACTGAAGGCCATCTTTCCTGAGACCTGCTTGGTCCCTGCTCCCCTCTTCACTTTCTTCTTCTGGATCGGCTACTGCAACTCCTGTCTGAATCCCGTCATATACACCATCTTCAACCAGGACTTCAGGAAGGCCTTCAAGAAGATCCTCTGTAGGGACACCAAGGGGACGTTCTTCTAG